Genomic DNA from Atribacterota bacterium:
GAGGGGGTAGAAGTGGAAGTTATAGACCTCACCCTGCCGATTTTTTCCGGATGTCCTACTTTCCCAGGGCAACCACCGGTGACTCTCTTTCCCTGGCACGATATCTCAGTCCATGGAAATAGGACTCACGCCCTTTTTATGGTCGACCATACCGGGACTCATGTGGATGTTCCGGCTCACTTTCTGGAAGAAGGGAAAACCGTGGAGATGCTCGATTTCAAGAAGTTCATGGGCACGGCCATAACCATTGATGTGTCCTCTTTTGTGTCAAGAGGAACTCTTGAGCTTTCTGAATTTGATGCGCTTTTAGGGAAAGAGGGGCAAATCGAGGACGTTATCGTTCTTCTCTATACTGGTATCGATACTTGGTTTGGGGAAGAACGGTATTTCGAGCAACAATTCGGTGTTTCCGAAGAGATGGCCCATTTTCTTGTGGCGCGAAAAATCAAAGGGATTGGTATCGATGCCCCCAGTATTGATACCAATCCCTTTATGACCCATCGCATTTTTCTTGCCCATGAAATCCCCATTTTCGAAGGCCTTACCAATTTGAAAACCCTTCTGGGGAAAAAAGTCAACTTCTTTGGTGTACCCCTCAAGCTTACTGGGTGCTCTGGTTCCCCGGTGCGGGCCTTTGCGCTTATGGACTGACCTTTGGAAGGCGTACCCGAGCCTCCCGGAGCCAGTACTGAGCCTTGGCATCTTTTGGCTGGAATTGCAGGTATTTCTCTAAAGCCCAGACCGCGTTGTGGTAATCTCCCACGTTGTAGTTAGCAATCCCCAGCCAATAGTAGGGCTTATCAAACTGTTTGTTGGCTTCAATGGCCATTTTGAAGAGTTCGATGGCATCGTAGTACTCTTTCCGTTCGTATGCCACCATCCCTCGTTCGTAGTTTTCCCAGGCCTCTTTGCCATATGTTTTCCAGTTCTGGCACTTCCTTAAGAAATATCGGGCCTGGGCATTTTCTGGCTCAAGTTCGACCACTTTTTTCCAGGCCCATATGGCTTCATCGAGCATATTTTCTTCCTGATAGGTGCGGGCCAACCAGAACCACGCTTTGGCGAAGTTTGGTTTTGTGGTAACGGCTTCAATGAAAAACTGGACTGCCTCTCCCTTTCGTCCCACCTGGTAAAGATTATATCCCTGGTCGAACATCACCTGAGCATATCCCTCGGCAGAGACATCGAAACTGAAGGGAGTATTTTCGGTATCGATGGCCCATACCGGAGCAATCATCGTACCCCAGAGAATCATGCTCGTCATTCCCAGCGCGAAAACCAATTTTTTCATCTTTTTCATCTCTACAGACCCCCTTTTCCCTTATTGTAACACATTTTTCTGGAACCATGGTCAATGGCTTGAACGGCTTTGAGTGTGGCCCTGATCATTTTTTCCTTCTTTAGGTTTACTTTTTCAAAAACGATGTTCTATAATAATAAAACAAAGTTATGCATACGTTTTCATTACTCGAGAAGGGGGAGGAAGTATCGTGTCCAGGGTAAAGATTTCTATCGGAAGTTGGGCTTACGCCATTGGCCCGTATGCTTCAAACCCGGTTCCTCTGGAAGAGGTGTGTTCCAGATTGTCTTCTCTTGGTTTTGATGGCATTGAACTGGGAGGATTCAAGCCCCACGCTCATCCAGACCTCTATCCTACAAAAAATGACCGAAAGAAGTTGGTGGCGATGCTGGAGCAGTACAAACTGGGTGTGAGTGCCTATGTGCCGGATTTGTGGAGTTATCCTTTTGCAACTGGGGATCCGAGTGTGGTGAAAGCGTACGAGGATATGTTTGATCGGTCTTTGGAGTTCTGCGTGGATTGCGGGTTCGAGAGGCTGCGGGTGGATACGGTGAGTGGTACACCGTTTCCAGCTGACTGGAATTATCAGGAAACATGGCAGCGCGTGGTGGACATGTTCCGGAAGTGCGCTGATAAGGCCGGGGAAGTGGGAAAAGCGATTGTCTGGGAATTTGAACCGGGTTTTATCTTCAACAAACCCAGTGAGGTGAAGCGCCTCCACGACGAGGTGGGGAGAAACAATTTTAAGATACTCTTTGATACCAGCCACGCTCAGATGTGCGCCGTGGTGGGAGCCAAGCAAACTGAACCCAAAGAAACCCTAAAGGGTGGAGTGCTTGAATTCATTGAACTCCTGAAGGGAAAGATTGGGCATGTGCACCTCATCGATTCGGACAACACCCTGCATGATAATGAGACCAGTACCCACGCTCCCTTTGGTACCGGATATGTCAATTTTGCTTCGGTCATTCCAGCTTTGGTGAAGAACGGCTTTGACGGGGAGTGGTGGTGCATCGACCTCTGTTTCTGGCCCAATGCCTGGGAGATTACTGCTGACTCCATCAAGTTTTTGCGAGAACTTTTTGCTCAGTTAGGAATGGCGTAAGAAGGGGGGATTGACCATGGTTCCGGACAAAATGAAGGCGTGGGTTTTTTATGAGCCGGAAGTGATGAAGCTTGAGGAAGTTCCAGTTCCTCCGGTGAGGGATGACGAAATTCTCATTCGAGTGAGAGCTTGTGGGATTTGTGGTTCAGATGTGGCCTATTACTGGGGTGCTTCGCCGCTTGAGACTCCGAATGGCAAAGGACCGCTGATCTTGGGACATGAATTTTCGGGAGAAGTGGTGAAAGTGGGCAAAATTCCCGCTGAGCGCAACCTCTTTCAGGTCGGTGAACGAGTGACGGCTAATCCGGTGCAGTACTGTAATGCCTGTGAAGTGTGTTACCGTGGTTTTGTGAACCTCTGTGAAAACAAAAAAGTTCTGGGTGTTTCCACCAATGGTGGTTTTGCCGAATACCTGGTTTCTCACTACACTCACGTATACAAGTTGCCTCCTACTGTTTCTTTTGCTGGCGGTGCCTTTGTTGAACCCCTGGCGGATGCGGTTTATGGAGTGAAAAATCTGGAAGTAGGCTTGGGTCAAAAGGTGGTGGTTTTTGGACCTGGCCCCATAGGGCTTGCCGTGGTTGCTCTGGTGAAGCGCAGTGGTGCGGGGAAGGTTATCCTGGTGGGGACGCGAGACTATCGTCTGGAAATTGGAAAGAAACTCGGGGCCGATGAAGTCATCAACCCTAAGGAAAAGTCCTCTCCGTACTATGTAGAGGATGTGGTGAAGAAGGTGGCCGAGTTGACCATGGGGAAGATGGCCGATCGGGCTATTGTGGTTACTGGAAGTAAAGAAGCCATGCAGCTTGCTTTAAAGGTTTCTGGTCGCCGGTCTACGGTGGTTTATTTTGGTCTTCCGGGTGCCAGTGATGTGGTGGAAGTCCCAGCTTTAGAATCCATTCTCTGGGATAAAACCATCCGTTTTTCCTGGCTGGCTCCTTTCACCTGGGTGGAGGCCATTGAGAGTATCGCCAATGGTCTTGTGGATGTGGAGAAACTCATTACGCATTCGTTTCCATTGGAAAACCTGCTTGATGCGTTACAGGTGGCTCGGGAAAAGAGGGGAAATCCCCTCAAGGTGATGGTGACGATGTAGAGGGAGGTGAGAAAGGGGCAATTTGGAGGTTGGGAGGTGCGTTTTGTTTTGGTCCTGGTTTTTAAGGTCGAATTTGAGAAAGGGGGGTAATTGGTGAAGAAACTTCTTCTGCTTCTTTTGGTTCTGGTTTTCGGCATAACGGGAATGGCTTTTGCGGAGGAAGTGGTGTTAAGCGTTTTGAGTGGTGAGTATACTCCGGGGCACTGGATCTATGAGTTGGCTCAGAAAGATTTCACTGCCAAAACCGGTATTCAGGTCAAATTTGACTTTGTGGCTTGGGCACAGTATACGGATAAAATTCTCGTCACCCTCTCAGCACATGATTCCAGTTACGACATCATCATTGGCGACAGTCAGCTTCTTGGTGCTGCGGTGGGTGGAGGACACTACGTGGAACTCACTGACTGGCTGAAGGAAAATATCGCCTTCGATAAGCTGGCTCCAGTTCCTCAAAAGCTCTATGGGGAATATCCTGCAGAAAGTGGGCGATTCTACGGTGTGTCAGGAGTACTGGATGTTCCGGCTATTGGGTACCGCAAAGACCTTTTTGAAGATCCGAAGGAAAAAGAGGCCTTCAAAGCCAAATACGGATATGACCTTGACATTCCTAAAACCTGGGAACAGTTGCGTGACATCGCAGAGTTCTTTACCCGTCCGGAGCAAAACCTTTATGGACTGGCGTACTGGCCAGCTAAAACCTTCGACGCGGTGACCATGGGATTTCAGCCGGTAATGTGGAGCTTTGGTGCTGATTACCACGCTCCAGATAGTTACGAGGTAGAAGGGTACTTGAATAGTGAAGCTGGAGTCAAAGCCCTGGAATTCTACGTCAACCTCATGAAGTTTGCTCCTCCGGGTTCAGAGAACTACTACTGGAATGAATGCACTCAGGCGATATCTCAGGGTCTGGTGGCGATGGCGTTCCAGTGGGGTTCCTGGTGTGAAGGGTTTGTGAATCCAGCCACGAATCCTCAATACTATGATAAGATTGGATTCTTCCCCTTCCCAGGCAAAATGGCTGAGGATGGAACATTCCGCCAGTTTGCCACTCATGGTGGTCAGGGATTGAATATCGTCACCTATGGTAAGAATCGCGACGCAGCGTATGAATTCATCAAATGGTGGTGCAGTGAAGAGACCCAGAAGAAATACATGGAGATGGGTGGGGTACCCATTCTTACTGACCTTTTGAATTCTCCCGAATTTCTGAACGCCAAAACCTATAACAAAGCCATGGCCGAAAGTTTCAAAGTGGTGAAGGATTTCTGGACCATCCCCGAGTATGCCGCACTCTTAGAAGTGACGCAGAAGTACTGGTCGGCAGCCTGTGTGGGAATGATGAGCCCTAAAGAGGCAATGGATGCGGTAGCCAAAGAACATACCCAGATTTTGAAGGACGCTGGATACTTGAAGTAAGTGCTGATTTCTTTCCCCTCCCGGAAAAACCGGGAGGGGAAACGGAGGGTTTACTATGGACGGGAAGGCAAAAGCGATACATCAAAAGGCCTTGGGAGAGTACCGTTTGAAACTCTACTTCATTGGGCCGACACTTTTAGTACTGATTATCATGAACATTTTCCCGCTCATCTGGTCTTTGGGTTTGAGCTTCACCAATTATTCTTCTCTGGTGAGTAAACAGATTTCGTTTGTTGGTTTTTCCAACTACAGCCGTATTCTGCGTGATCCGTTTATCTGGAAATATTTTCAAACCACTGCTCGATTAGTCATCGTGGCGGTCGGGGTTGAATTTCTGCTTGGTTTTGGTCTGGCTTTATTATTGAAGGAGCAGTTTAAAGGATGGGGTTTAGTGACCACGCTCATCCTGGTTCCCATGATGCTTTCGCCGGTGGTGGTTGGTTTCTTCTGGACCTTTATCATGGACGCCAATTTTGGGGTGCTCAATTTTCTCCTGAGTTTATTTGGTTTGAAAAAAGTCCTGTGGTTGACAAACCCCCATATTGCACTCTATGCCGTGGCTCTGGTGGATATCTGGATGTGGACCCCTTTTGTGATGCTCATTTCGTTGACCGGACTTTTGGCCATTCCCAAATCGCTGTACGAAGCAGCTGATATCGATATGGCTTCCTGGTGGTTCAAATTTCGAAGGATTACGCTTCCCTTGGTATCACCGCTTTTGGTTCTGGCGGTGCTCTTCCGGGTCATTGATGCATTTAAGATGTTTGACCTGGTTTTCATTATGACTGGTGGGGGTCCGGGAGATGTCACCGAAACGGTTTCCATGAGTCTGTACCGTCTGGCTTTTAATAAATTCAAAACTGGTGAGTCCTGTGCCATGGCTTATATTATCCTGATTCTCATCATCGCCTTGAGTAACCTCTTGATTCGTTGGATTAATCGGACGAAGGCTGCGTAAGGAGGGAGAGGCATTGACTCGGAGAATAGTCAAAGGAATCTTGATTGGATTGGCACTCTTTTTCTTCCTCTTTCCCATTTACTGGATTGTGGCCACTTCCTTTAAACAGTGGCCAGATATCTTTGCCATACCGCCAAAATTCGTCTTTACCAGTACCGCCCTGCACTATAAAGCGCTTTTTAACCTCAATCTGGAGGAAATGGCGAAATTTGGTCAAGCTGGAAAATCCCTTTTTCCACCTCGCTTTGTGAATAGCATCATCATCGCTGGCTTGAGTACCCTTCTTTCGGTGGTGCTGGGTACCTTTTCTGCCTATGCCTTTTCTCGCTTTAAGGTCAAAGGAGAGGGAGATCTCCTGTTCTTCATCCTCTCCACCAGGATGCTTCCGCCGATTGTGGTGGGAATCCCCTTTTTTGTCCTGTATCGAGCTTTACGTCTGATTGATACCCATGTGGGATTAATTCTCATCTATATGACCTTTAATCTCTCTTTTGCTGTATGGCTCATGAAAGGGTTTATTGACGAGATTCCTAAGGAATTTGAAGAAGCAGCGATGGTTGATGGGTATACCAGGTGGGAGGCCTTTTTGAAAGTCATTTTGCCCCAGGCTCTTTCGGGAATTGCGGCCACCGCAGTTTTTTGTCTCATCACCGCCTGGAACGAGTTTTTCTTTGCCCTGATTCTTACTTCGGAACGCGCCCGTACCGCTCCTCCTTCCATTGCTGCAGTCCAGGGAACTGCGGGAATCAACTGGGGCCAAATTGCCGCTGGGGTGACTGTATTTCTCATTCCGGTGGTGGTGTTTACGTTTCTGGTACGGAAGTACCTGGCCAGGGGTTTAACCTTTGGAGTTATCAAACGGTAGTGAGGCGCTGACCATGGAAAGAGTTCGAGTAGAAAACCTCTGGAAAAAGTTTGGGGATGTAGAAGCGGTAAGAGGGATCCAGCTATCGATTGAGGAAGGAGAGTTTACCGTTTTTCTTGGACCATCGGGCTGTGGAAAAACCACCACTTTGCGGATGATCGCCGGTCTGGAACAACCAACTTCGGGAGCCATCTTTATTGCTGGGAAAGAGGTGACGACTTTACCGGCCTCCCGCAGGAATATCGCCTTTGTGTTTCAAAACTATGCTCTGTATCCCCATCTCACGGCGTTTGAAAACATTGCTTTTCCCCTGCAGGCTCAGCGGTATCCGAAAGCGGAGGTTACAGAACGAGTGCATCAAGTGGCCAAGATTCTGGGGATTGAACACCTCCTTACAATGCGACCGCACCATTTAAGTAGTGGTGATATGCAGAAGGTGGCCTTGGGAAGGGCTATGGTCCGCCGGCCTCAGGTGTTTCTCATGGACGAACCGTTGAGTGGACTTGATGCCAAACACCGTGAGGAGATGCGGGCGGAATTAAAGAGGCTGCACATGGAGATTGGAGCCACCACCATCTATGTGACCCATGATCAGGTGGAGGCCATGGGAATGGCCGATAGAATTGTGATCATGAATGAGGGCGTGATCCAGCAGATTGGTTCTCCCCGGGAAATTTACCTCTGGCCCGAGAACACCTTTGTGGCGCATTTTATCGGGAGTCCGGGAATGAATTTTATCCCCCTTTCTTATGTGAACCGTCAGACTGGATTTCGGCTGGAGGATGGTCAGACCTTTGTCCATGAAGAACTGGGACAGATGGTGGAAAGAGTAGGGGTGCAGCATTTGATTTTGGGAATTCGCCCGGAGTTTTTGAGTGTATCCGTAGAAGGGGAAATCACAGGTACCGTGGTGAGCGTTGAGCCCCTCGGTTACAAAAATCTGTGTGCGGTGGAAGTTACTCCTGGGAAAATCGTCCGGGTGGAAGACCTGGAAAAGAGAACGCTGCAAGGAGTGGTTCGGCTGAAGATTTCCTGGGAGAAAGCGTGCCTTTTTGAGGTGGAAAACGGAAAGCGTTTACGGTGGGGAAAAGAAAATGGCTGAGGTCTTTTTGGAAAACGTGGTAAAGAATTTTGGGAAGATTAGGGCTTTGCGTGGAATTCACGTTGAAGTGAAGGATGGTGAATTTCTGGTTCTTTTGGGGCCGACCGGTGCGGGAAAAACCACCACCTTGCGCATTGTGAGTGGCTTAGAGGAACCGGATGAGGGAAATGTGTACATTGGTGGGGCGCTCATGAACGGGGTAGCCCCTCGAGACCGGAACTGTGCCTTTGTGTTTCAGAATTATATTCTCTACCCCCACATGACCGTTTATGATAACCTGGCGTTTCCGCTCCGTTCTAAAATGTGGAGGGTGGAAGAGCGTGAAATCCGCGAAAGAATCGACAGAGTTTCTTCCATCCTCAAAATTCAACACCTTTTGCGGCGCAAACCGGATCGCTTGAGCGGTGGTGAACAACAGCGGGTGGCTCTGGGCAGGGCTATGGTGCGTAACCCCAGGGTTTTTCTCATGGACGAACCGCTTTCTAACCTGGATGCCAAA
This window encodes:
- a CDS encoding cyclase family protein, translated to MEVIDLTLPIFSGCPTFPGQPPVTLFPWHDISVHGNRTHALFMVDHTGTHVDVPAHFLEEGKTVEMLDFKKFMGTAITIDVSSFVSRGTLELSEFDALLGKEGQIEDVIVLLYTGIDTWFGEERYFEQQFGVSEEMAHFLVARKIKGIGIDAPSIDTNPFMTHRIFLAHEIPIFEGLTNLKTLLGKKVNFFGVPLKLTGCSGSPVRAFALMD
- a CDS encoding tetratricopeptide repeat protein, giving the protein MKKMKKLVFALGMTSMILWGTMIAPVWAIDTENTPFSFDVSAEGYAQVMFDQGYNLYQVGRKGEAVQFFIEAVTTKPNFAKAWFWLARTYQEENMLDEAIWAWKKVVELEPENAQARYFLRKCQNWKTYGKEAWENYERGMVAYERKEYYDAIELFKMAIEANKQFDKPYYWLGIANYNVGDYHNAVWALEKYLQFQPKDAKAQYWLREARVRLPKVSP
- a CDS encoding sugar phosphate isomerase/epimerase family protein, which produces MSRVKISIGSWAYAIGPYASNPVPLEEVCSRLSSLGFDGIELGGFKPHAHPDLYPTKNDRKKLVAMLEQYKLGVSAYVPDLWSYPFATGDPSVVKAYEDMFDRSLEFCVDCGFERLRVDTVSGTPFPADWNYQETWQRVVDMFRKCADKAGEVGKAIVWEFEPGFIFNKPSEVKRLHDEVGRNNFKILFDTSHAQMCAVVGAKQTEPKETLKGGVLEFIELLKGKIGHVHLIDSDNTLHDNETSTHAPFGTGYVNFASVIPALVKNGFDGEWWCIDLCFWPNAWEITADSIKFLRELFAQLGMA
- a CDS encoding alcohol dehydrogenase catalytic domain-containing protein — protein: MVPDKMKAWVFYEPEVMKLEEVPVPPVRDDEILIRVRACGICGSDVAYYWGASPLETPNGKGPLILGHEFSGEVVKVGKIPAERNLFQVGERVTANPVQYCNACEVCYRGFVNLCENKKVLGVSTNGGFAEYLVSHYTHVYKLPPTVSFAGGAFVEPLADAVYGVKNLEVGLGQKVVVFGPGPIGLAVVALVKRSGAGKVILVGTRDYRLEIGKKLGADEVINPKEKSSPYYVEDVVKKVAELTMGKMADRAIVVTGSKEAMQLALKVSGRRSTVVYFGLPGASDVVEVPALESILWDKTIRFSWLAPFTWVEAIESIANGLVDVEKLITHSFPLENLLDALQVAREKRGNPLKVMVTM
- a CDS encoding extracellular solute-binding protein, whose translation is MKKLLLLLLVLVFGITGMAFAEEVVLSVLSGEYTPGHWIYELAQKDFTAKTGIQVKFDFVAWAQYTDKILVTLSAHDSSYDIIIGDSQLLGAAVGGGHYVELTDWLKENIAFDKLAPVPQKLYGEYPAESGRFYGVSGVLDVPAIGYRKDLFEDPKEKEAFKAKYGYDLDIPKTWEQLRDIAEFFTRPEQNLYGLAYWPAKTFDAVTMGFQPVMWSFGADYHAPDSYEVEGYLNSEAGVKALEFYVNLMKFAPPGSENYYWNECTQAISQGLVAMAFQWGSWCEGFVNPATNPQYYDKIGFFPFPGKMAEDGTFRQFATHGGQGLNIVTYGKNRDAAYEFIKWWCSEETQKKYMEMGGVPILTDLLNSPEFLNAKTYNKAMAESFKVVKDFWTIPEYAALLEVTQKYWSAACVGMMSPKEAMDAVAKEHTQILKDAGYLK
- a CDS encoding sugar ABC transporter permease, with amino-acid sequence MDGKAKAIHQKALGEYRLKLYFIGPTLLVLIIMNIFPLIWSLGLSFTNYSSLVSKQISFVGFSNYSRILRDPFIWKYFQTTARLVIVAVGVEFLLGFGLALLLKEQFKGWGLVTTLILVPMMLSPVVVGFFWTFIMDANFGVLNFLLSLFGLKKVLWLTNPHIALYAVALVDIWMWTPFVMLISLTGLLAIPKSLYEAADIDMASWWFKFRRITLPLVSPLLVLAVLFRVIDAFKMFDLVFIMTGGGPGDVTETVSMSLYRLAFNKFKTGESCAMAYIILILIIALSNLLIRWINRTKAA
- a CDS encoding carbohydrate ABC transporter permease; amino-acid sequence: MTRRIVKGILIGLALFFFLFPIYWIVATSFKQWPDIFAIPPKFVFTSTALHYKALFNLNLEEMAKFGQAGKSLFPPRFVNSIIIAGLSTLLSVVLGTFSAYAFSRFKVKGEGDLLFFILSTRMLPPIVVGIPFFVLYRALRLIDTHVGLILIYMTFNLSFAVWLMKGFIDEIPKEFEEAAMVDGYTRWEAFLKVILPQALSGIAATAVFCLITAWNEFFFALILTSERARTAPPSIAAVQGTAGINWGQIAAGVTVFLIPVVVFTFLVRKYLARGLTFGVIKR
- a CDS encoding ABC transporter ATP-binding protein, which encodes MERVRVENLWKKFGDVEAVRGIQLSIEEGEFTVFLGPSGCGKTTTLRMIAGLEQPTSGAIFIAGKEVTTLPASRRNIAFVFQNYALYPHLTAFENIAFPLQAQRYPKAEVTERVHQVAKILGIEHLLTMRPHHLSSGDMQKVALGRAMVRRPQVFLMDEPLSGLDAKHREEMRAELKRLHMEIGATTIYVTHDQVEAMGMADRIVIMNEGVIQQIGSPREIYLWPENTFVAHFIGSPGMNFIPLSYVNRQTGFRLEDGQTFVHEELGQMVERVGVQHLILGIRPEFLSVSVEGEITGTVVSVEPLGYKNLCAVEVTPGKIVRVEDLEKRTLQGVVRLKISWEKACLFEVENGKRLRWGKENG